Proteins found in one Chaetodon auriga isolate fChaAug3 chromosome 12, fChaAug3.hap1, whole genome shotgun sequence genomic segment:
- the ints15 gene encoding integrator complex subunit 15, with product MGDIRQSLLPRDVLSAAKELLYHLDIYICNLVQSGRQPPQVDSKTLELVEEFILHAPKDRNTPARRMSALQELQLLEIMCSCFQEQSRDTVRQLMFSALFSLQGNQADESRMALLGKLVSMAIAVSRVPILECAASWLQRTHRVYCVRLAQVLVDDYCSMVPGSVPTLQNIHSASPRFCCQFITAVTTLYDFTSEELTPPLELLQMIASWIQDDPRLVLITFLNTPLSGSQPISSLDVTPLGGLVRWCVKAPLAYRRDKKLALTNGTTDSEPEVGPLFSALHLSVLQVFMLLPNVLNEKGLFGRLALLQMESLATLTSDLSRLLDQADKHTHTSSADTHALSQLTLDRLAQALQVAMANGALLCSREDLRAICSRLPHNNLLQLVLSGPVMYYNNIHTPPLAFSPHTAHSPIASHPAHPAHAPHTPLATHPSAHPQYPAQPFITGMPFPFRPSH from the exons ATGGGTGACATTCGTCAGTCGTTGCTGCCTCGCGATGTGCTGAGTGCCGCCAAGGAGCTGCTGTATCACCTGGACATCTACATCTGTAACCTGGTGCAGTCAGGGAGGCAGCCTCCTCAGGTGGACTCCAAAACCCTGGAGCTGGTGGAAGAGTTCATTCTGCATGCCccaaaagacagaaacaccCCAGCGAGG AGGATGAGCGCCCTCCAGgagctccagctgctggagatCATGTGCAGCTGTTTCCAGGAGCAGAGCCGCGATACCGTCCGTCAGCTTATGTTCTCCGCGCTCTTCAGTCTCCAAGGCAACCAGGCGGATGAAAGTCGCATGGCACTGTTAGGCAAGCTGGTCTCCATGGCAATCGCTGTGAGCAGGGTTCCTATCTTGGAGTGCGCTGCGAGCTGGTTACAG AGAACGCACCGTGTGTACTGTGTGCGCCTGGCTCAGGTGCTGGTGGACGACTACTGTAGTATGGTGCCAGGCTCGGTGCCCACCCTGCAGAACATCCACAGCGCCAGCCCACGTTTCTGCTGCCAGTTCATCACTGCTGTCACCACCCTGTATGACTTCACCTCAG AGGAGCTCACTCCTCCTTTAGAACTCCTCCAGATGATTGCATCATGGATTCAAGATGACCCTCGTCTCGTCCTCATCACCTTTCTGAACACGCCCCTTTCTGgcagccagccaatcagctcaCTCGATGTCACACCTTTAGGAGGGTTGGTACGCTGGTGCGTCAAAGCGCCATTGGCCTACAGGAGGGACAAAAAGCTGGCATTGACCAACGGTACCACTGATAGTGAGCCGGAGGTGGGgcctcttttctctgctctccatctgAGTGTCCTGCAG GTCTTCATGCTTTTGCCAAATGTCCTAAATGAGAAGGGGCTTTTTGGGCGCCTGGCGCTGCTGCAGATGGAGTCCCTGGccacactgacctctgacctctcaaGGCTGTTGGACCAGGCcgacaagcacacacacacgtcatcgGCCGACACACACGCGCTGTCCCAGCTGACCCTGGACCGGCTGGCACAGGCCTTGCAGGTCGCCATGGCCAATGGAGCCCTGCTCTGCTCGAGAG AGGACCTGAGAGCCATCTGTTCCCGCCTCCCACACAACAA TTTGCTGCAGTTGGTGTTGTCAGGCCCAGTGATGTACTACAACAACATCCACACCCCTCCGCTGGCCTTCAGTCCACACACAGCTCACTCCCCCATCGCCTCACACCCGGCACACCCGGCACACGCCCCGCACACACCTTTAGCCACTCACCCCTCCGCTCACCCTCAGTACCCCGCTCAGCCTTTCATTACGGGAATGCCGTTCCCCTTCCGACCCAGCCACTAA